One window of the Shewanella maritima genome contains the following:
- the ald gene encoding alanine dehydrogenase codes for MIIGVPTEIKNHEYRVGMVPSSVRELTNHGHEVFVQSDAGMGIGFTNQDYINAGASILDTAEEVFAKAEMIVKVKEPQAVERAMLRHDQILFTYLHLAPDLPQTEDLINSGAVCIAYETVTDDKGGLPLLAPMSEVAGRMSIQAGARALEKSLQGRGMLLGGVPGVEPAKVVIIGGGMVGSNAAQMAVGMGADVVILDRSIDVLRRLNVQFGSSVKAIYSTADAIERHVLEADLVIGGVLVPGAAAPKLVTKEHIKRMKPGSAIVDVAIDQGGCVETSYATTHQEPTYIVDDVVHYCVANMPGAVARTSTFALNNATLPYIIKLANQGYKQALNQDKHLLNGLNVMHGKLVCKEVADALNLEYTEANALLN; via the coding sequence ATGATTATTGGTGTACCTACAGAAATTAAAAATCACGAATACCGCGTTGGTATGGTTCCTTCAAGCGTTCGTGAGTTAACCAATCATGGTCACGAAGTATTTGTTCAGTCAGACGCTGGTATGGGTATTGGTTTTACTAACCAAGACTACATCAATGCAGGTGCGTCGATTCTTGATACTGCTGAAGAAGTTTTTGCCAAAGCAGAGATGATCGTTAAAGTTAAAGAGCCGCAAGCCGTTGAGCGTGCTATGTTACGCCACGACCAAATCCTGTTTACTTACTTACATTTAGCACCAGATCTACCGCAAACTGAAGACCTAATTAACAGTGGCGCGGTATGTATTGCATATGAAACTGTAACCGACGATAAAGGCGGTTTACCACTATTGGCACCTATGTCTGAAGTTGCAGGTCGTATGTCTATCCAGGCTGGTGCTCGCGCACTAGAGAAATCTCTACAAGGCCGCGGTATGCTACTTGGCGGTGTTCCAGGTGTTGAACCAGCTAAAGTTGTTATTATTGGCGGTGGTATGGTGGGTTCAAACGCCGCACAAATGGCTGTAGGTATGGGCGCTGACGTCGTTATCCTAGACCGTAGCATTGATGTATTACGCCGCTTAAACGTGCAGTTTGGTTCTTCAGTAAAAGCGATCTACTCTACGGCTGATGCGATTGAGCGTCACGTACTAGAAGCAGACCTAGTTATTGGCGGTGTGTTAGTACCAGGTGCGGCAGCGCCAAAACTTGTGACTAAAGAGCACATCAAGCGCATGAAGCCTGGCAGCGCGATTGTTGACGTAGCAATTGACCAAGGTGGTTGTGTTGAAACCTCTTATGCTACTACACACCAAGAGCCAACTTACATCGTAGATGACGTAGTACATTACTGCGTTGCTAACATGCCAGGTGCAGTTGCTCGTACTTCTACTTTCGCACTAAATAACGCGACTCTGCCTTACATCATCAAGCTTGCTAACCAAGGTTACAAGCAAGCTCTTAACCAAGACAAGCACTTGCTAAACGGCCTAAACGTAATGCACGGCAAATTGGTTTGTAAGGAAGTTGCAGACGCTCTTAACCTTGAATACACTGAAGCAAATGCGTTATTAAACTAA
- a CDS encoding bifunctional diguanylate cyclase/phosphodiesterase has protein sequence MTTGSEKDFRDSTIERYSAVLNMVLEGLPLREILHSLVLSIEAQKLGTKASVLLLSDDGQRLLTGAAPSLPSDYNDAIHGVEIGPEVGSCGAAAYLCRRVIVEDIETHPNWQPYKALPLKAGLKACWSEPICDSKGEVIGTFAMYYDTIKSPTDLDLLLIQEAAKLASLAIERSRAMYVERLSSKIFDHLPVALLITNEDGSVLNFNPVFNQLVNDGEPCSGEFDMRAFLRPSASDVREQLFEHLARGHAWQGELLGVNKAGQQLELDLTVAVIRDSFTQTNCFAWLISDISARKQADQLIQYQKFHDPLTGLVNRNGLIDNIDKLISAHHQYSDVSFSLLMMDVDHFKQINDTLGHDNGDRLLQKIASRIGRYIPTNAVLSRVGADEFALLLPNEQDQDKLTTLAANLNQALTNPIIISDQTLLMSVSIGIARFPQDADNLDFVLKYASQAMFSAKRQGRNGYCFFNQSLQQQATRTAYLTQHLKNAISNNEFELYVQPMVSPLSGKIIKAEVLLRWRHDGQFISPDEFIPIAEQTNLIVPIGEWVRSTALNYAVELHKLDFAVPLSINVSPLEFWSSELQQRFIDFFDAKLEDINMLAQFSPLITLEITESLMMKQQNDIHGLLKSLQDKGLKIAIDDFGTGYSSLAYLVNFPADQIKIDKSFIQKLSDDDKHQALVTAIINLSLSLGLQVVVEGIETRTELDFINQFDVMAAQGYYFYKPMAFTEFTELLKKQ, from the coding sequence GGCACCAAAGCTTCTGTGCTATTACTAAGCGATGATGGCCAAAGACTCCTAACTGGGGCTGCTCCAAGTTTACCCAGCGATTATAACGATGCGATTCATGGTGTTGAAATTGGGCCAGAAGTGGGGTCTTGTGGTGCTGCCGCTTATCTTTGTCGGCGGGTCATTGTTGAAGATATAGAGACTCACCCAAACTGGCAACCTTACAAAGCGCTGCCACTAAAAGCAGGTTTAAAAGCTTGTTGGTCTGAACCAATATGTGACAGTAAAGGTGAGGTTATTGGTACCTTTGCCATGTATTACGACACGATCAAGTCTCCCACTGACCTTGATTTGTTGCTTATACAGGAGGCTGCAAAGCTCGCGAGTTTAGCGATTGAACGCAGTAGGGCGATGTACGTCGAGCGTTTGAGTAGCAAAATTTTTGATCATTTGCCTGTAGCACTGCTTATTACCAATGAAGACGGCAGTGTCCTCAACTTTAACCCCGTTTTCAACCAACTCGTCAACGATGGCGAGCCCTGTTCTGGCGAGTTCGATATGCGCGCGTTTTTGCGACCATCAGCTAGCGATGTTCGCGAGCAACTGTTTGAACATCTTGCACGAGGACATGCGTGGCAGGGCGAGCTACTCGGGGTTAATAAAGCTGGACAGCAGTTAGAATTAGATCTCACTGTCGCTGTTATTCGCGATTCATTTACACAGACGAATTGCTTTGCTTGGCTGATCAGCGATATTAGTGCTCGCAAGCAGGCCGATCAGTTAATTCAATACCAAAAGTTCCACGACCCTTTAACCGGGTTAGTTAATCGCAATGGTTTAATCGATAACATCGACAAGTTAATTAGTGCGCACCATCAGTATAGTGATGTAAGTTTTAGCTTGTTAATGATGGATGTTGACCACTTTAAACAAATTAACGATACCTTAGGTCATGATAATGGCGACAGGCTATTACAAAAAATAGCTTCACGTATTGGCAGATATATCCCTACCAATGCAGTGTTATCACGGGTCGGTGCAGACGAATTTGCGCTGCTATTACCTAACGAGCAAGATCAAGACAAGTTAACCACGCTTGCCGCTAACCTTAATCAAGCTCTGACAAACCCGATTATTATCTCCGATCAAACTTTGCTAATGTCGGTAAGTATAGGTATTGCGCGTTTTCCACAAGATGCTGATAACCTAGATTTTGTTCTTAAATATGCCAGTCAAGCCATGTTCAGCGCAAAGCGCCAGGGGCGTAATGGCTATTGTTTCTTTAATCAATCATTGCAACAGCAAGCAACAAGAACAGCCTACCTGACTCAACACCTTAAAAATGCCATCAGCAACAATGAATTCGAACTTTATGTTCAGCCTATGGTGTCGCCTTTGTCGGGCAAGATAATTAAGGCTGAAGTGTTATTGCGTTGGCGCCATGATGGTCAGTTTATTTCGCCAGATGAGTTTATCCCAATTGCCGAACAAACTAACCTTATTGTGCCTATCGGTGAGTGGGTTCGAAGTACGGCGTTAAACTATGCTGTTGAATTACATAAACTTGATTTCGCAGTGCCTCTGTCAATCAATGTATCACCACTGGAGTTTTGGTCGTCGGAGTTACAGCAAAGGTTCATTGATTTCTTTGACGCTAAACTTGAAGATATTAATATGCTTGCCCAGTTTAGCCCTTTAATCACTCTTGAGATCACCGAATCTTTGATGATGAAGCAGCAGAATGACATTCATGGGCTGTTAAAATCGTTGCAAGATAAAGGTCTTAAAATTGCGATAGATGACTTTGGTACAGGTTACTCTTCATTGGCATACCTGGTTAATTTCCCCGCAGATCAGATCAAAATTGATAAGTCGTTTATCCAAAAGCTCTCAGATGACGATAAACATCAAGCCTTGGTAACCGCGATCATTAACTTAAGTTTGTCATTAGGGTTACAGGTTGTGGTAGAGGGAATTGAAACCCGAACTGAGTTGGATTTTATTAATCAGTTTGATGTGATGGCAGCGCAAGGATACTATTTTTATAAACCTATGGCATTTACAGAATTTACCGAGTTACTGAAAAAGCAATAA